One region of Nycticebus coucang isolate mNycCou1 chromosome 10, mNycCou1.pri, whole genome shotgun sequence genomic DNA includes:
- the NOP53 gene encoding ribosome biogenesis protein NOP53 isoform X3: MAAGGSGGGGRPGSKSNADSGFLGLRPTSVDPALRRRRRGPRNKKRGWRRLAQEPLGLEVDQFLEDVRLQERTSGGLLSEAPDDKLFFVDTGFKEKELKKKRTKVQKKSLLLKKPLRIDLILENTSKIPAPKDILVHQVPNSKKLRRKEQLWEKLAKQGELPREVRRAQARILNPPVAKVKADPQDAVERPFYDLWAPDNPLDRPLVDQDEFFLEQTKKKGVKRPPRLHTKPSQAPAVEVMPAGASYNPSFEDHQTLLSAAHEVELQRQKEVEKLERQLALPAGEQAATQESTFRELCQGLLEESDDEGEPGQMCESPEAGEAEACTPPIRLATAEKKTEQQRRREKAARSLRAQQAAMRTARIRHQELFRLRGIKAQVAQRLEELALRRRRRQAQRLAEANKPHRLGRLKYQAPDIDVQLSSELSDSLRTLKPEGNILCDRFKSFQRRNMIEPRERAKFKRKYKVKLVEKRAFREIQ; encoded by the exons ATGGCGGCGGGGGGCAGCGGCGGCGGTGGTAGGCCCGGCTCGAAAAGTAATGCAGATTCCGGCTTTCTGGGACTGCGGCCTACTTCGGTGGACCCGGCGCTAAGGCGGAGGCGGCGAGGCCCGAGAAATAAGAAGCGGGGTTGGCGGCGGCTGGCTCAGGAGCCCCTGGGGCTGGAAGTTGATCAGTTCCTAGAGGACGTGCGGTTGCAGGAACGCACAAGCGG AGGTTTGTTGTCAGAGGCCCCTGATGATAAACTCTTCTTCGTGGACACTGGCTTCAAGGAAAAAG AACTGAAAAAGAAGAGGACCAAAGTCCAGAAGAAGTCTCTGCTTCTCAAGAAACCTCTTCGGATTGATCTCATCCTTGAGAACACATCTAAGATCCCTGCCCCCAAAGA CATCCTCGTTCACCAGGTCCCCAACTCCAAGAAGCTCAGGCGGAAGGAGCAGCTATGGGAGAAGCTGGCAAAGCAGGGCGAGCTGCCCCGGGAGGTGCGCAGGGCCCAGGCCCGGATTCTCAACCCACCTGTGGCCAAGGTCAAGGCTGACCCCCAGGATGCTGTTGAGCGGCCCTTCTACGATCTCTGGGCCCCAGACA ATCCTCTGGACAGGCCATTGGTTGACCAGGATGAGTTTTTCCTGGAGCAGACCAAGAAGAAAGGAGTGAAG CGACCACCACGTCTCCACACCAAGCCCTCCCAGGCACCCGCTGTGGAGGTGATGCCCGCTGGAGCCTCTTACAACCCATCCTTTGAAGACCACCAG ACCCTTCTCTCTGCAGCCCACGAGGTGGAGCTGCAGCGGCAGAAGGAGGTGGAGAAGCTGGAGCGGCAGCTGGCCCTGCCTGCTGGGGAGCAGGCTGCTACCCAG GAGTCTACATTCCGGGAGCTATGCCAGGGGCTATTGGAGGAGTCTGACGATGAGGGGGAGCCAGGCCAGATGTGTGAGAGCCCTGAGGCTGGAGAAGCTGAGGCCTGTACCCCACCCATCCGCCTAGCCACTGCTGAGAAGAAGACAGAGCAGCAGCGGCGGCGGGAGAAGGCCGCCCGCAGCCTA CGGGCACAGCAGGCTGCAATGCGAACTGCCCGGATCCGGCACCAGGAGCTCTTCCGGCTACGAGGGATCAAGGCCCAAGTGGCCCAGCGGCTGGAAGAGCTGGCGCTGCGGCGGAGGCGGCGGCAAGCCCAGCGGCTGGCTGAGGCCAACAAGCCCCACAGACTGGGGCGGCTCAA GTATCAGGCTCCTGACATTGATGTGCAGCTTAGCTCGGAGCTATCCGACTCGCTCAGGACCCTGAAG CCCGAGGGCAACATCCTCTGTGACCGGTTCAAGAGTTTCCAGAGAAGGAATATGATCGAACCTCGGGAAAGAGCCAA GTTCAAGCGCAAGTACAAAGTGAAGCTCGTGGAGAAGCGTGCATTCCGGGAGATCCAGTGA
- the NOP53 gene encoding ribosome biogenesis protein NOP53 isoform X2, with the protein MAAGGSGGGGRPGSKSNADSGFLGLRPTSVDPALRRRRRGPRNKKRGWRRLAQEPLGLEVDQFLEDVRLQERTSGGLLSEAPDDKLFFVDTGFKEKELKKKRTKVQKKSLLLKKPLRIDLILENTSKIPAPKDILVHQVPNSKKLRRKEQLWEKLAKQGELPREVRRAQARILNPPVAKVKADPQDAVERPFYDLWAPDNPLDRPLVDQDEFFLEQTKKKGVKRPPRLHTKPSQAPAVEVMPAGASYNPSFEDHQTLLSAAHEVELQRQKEVEKLERQLALPAGEQAATQESTFRELCQGLLEESDDEGEPGQMCESPEAGEAEACTPPIRLATAEKKTEQQRRREKAARSLRAQQAAMRTARIRHQELFRLRGIKAQVAQRLEELALRRRRRQAQRLAEANKPHRLGRLKYQAPDIDVQLSSELSDSLRTLKPEGNILCDRFKSFQRRNMIEPRERAKFKRKYKVKLVEKRAFREIQL; encoded by the exons ATGGCGGCGGGGGGCAGCGGCGGCGGTGGTAGGCCCGGCTCGAAAAGTAATGCAGATTCCGGCTTTCTGGGACTGCGGCCTACTTCGGTGGACCCGGCGCTAAGGCGGAGGCGGCGAGGCCCGAGAAATAAGAAGCGGGGTTGGCGGCGGCTGGCTCAGGAGCCCCTGGGGCTGGAAGTTGATCAGTTCCTAGAGGACGTGCGGTTGCAGGAACGCACAAGCGG AGGTTTGTTGTCAGAGGCCCCTGATGATAAACTCTTCTTCGTGGACACTGGCTTCAAGGAAAAAG AACTGAAAAAGAAGAGGACCAAAGTCCAGAAGAAGTCTCTGCTTCTCAAGAAACCTCTTCGGATTGATCTCATCCTTGAGAACACATCTAAGATCCCTGCCCCCAAAGA CATCCTCGTTCACCAGGTCCCCAACTCCAAGAAGCTCAGGCGGAAGGAGCAGCTATGGGAGAAGCTGGCAAAGCAGGGCGAGCTGCCCCGGGAGGTGCGCAGGGCCCAGGCCCGGATTCTCAACCCACCTGTGGCCAAGGTCAAGGCTGACCCCCAGGATGCTGTTGAGCGGCCCTTCTACGATCTCTGGGCCCCAGACA ATCCTCTGGACAGGCCATTGGTTGACCAGGATGAGTTTTTCCTGGAGCAGACCAAGAAGAAAGGAGTGAAG CGACCACCACGTCTCCACACCAAGCCCTCCCAGGCACCCGCTGTGGAGGTGATGCCCGCTGGAGCCTCTTACAACCCATCCTTTGAAGACCACCAG ACCCTTCTCTCTGCAGCCCACGAGGTGGAGCTGCAGCGGCAGAAGGAGGTGGAGAAGCTGGAGCGGCAGCTGGCCCTGCCTGCTGGGGAGCAGGCTGCTACCCAG GAGTCTACATTCCGGGAGCTATGCCAGGGGCTATTGGAGGAGTCTGACGATGAGGGGGAGCCAGGCCAGATGTGTGAGAGCCCTGAGGCTGGAGAAGCTGAGGCCTGTACCCCACCCATCCGCCTAGCCACTGCTGAGAAGAAGACAGAGCAGCAGCGGCGGCGGGAGAAGGCCGCCCGCAGCCTA CGGGCACAGCAGGCTGCAATGCGAACTGCCCGGATCCGGCACCAGGAGCTCTTCCGGCTACGAGGGATCAAGGCCCAAGTGGCCCAGCGGCTGGAAGAGCTGGCGCTGCGGCGGAGGCGGCGGCAAGCCCAGCGGCTGGCTGAGGCCAACAAGCCCCACAGACTGGGGCGGCTCAA GTATCAGGCTCCTGACATTGATGTGCAGCTTAGCTCGGAGCTATCCGACTCGCTCAGGACCCTGAAG CCCGAGGGCAACATCCTCTGTGACCGGTTCAAGAGTTTCCAGAGAAGGAATATGATCGAACCTCGGGAAAGAGCCAA GTTCAAGCGCAAGTACAAAGTGAAGCTCGTGGAGAAGCGTGCATTCCGGGAGATCCA
- the NOP53 gene encoding ribosome biogenesis protein NOP53 isoform X1 encodes MAAGGSGGGGRPGSKSNADSGFLGLRPTSVDPALRRRRRGPRNKKRGWRRLAQEPLGLEVDQFLEDVRLQERTSGGLLSEAPDDKLFFVDTGFKEKELKKKRTKVQKKSLLLKKPLRIDLILENTSKIPAPKDILVHQVPNSKKLRRKEQLWEKLAKQGELPREVRRAQARILNPPVAKVKADPQDAVERPFYDLWAPDNPLDRPLVDQDEFFLEQTKKKGVKRPPRLHTKPSQAPAVEVMPAGASYNPSFEDHQTLLSAAHEVELQRQKEVEKLERQLALPAGEQAATQESTFRELCQGLLEESDDEGEPGQMCESPEAGEAEACTPPIRLATAEKKTEQQRRREKAARSLRAQQAAMRTARIRHQELFRLRGIKAQVAQRLEELALRRRRRQAQRLAEANKPHRLGRLKYQAPDIDVQLSSELSDSLRTLKPEGNILCDRFKSFQRRNMIEPRERAKFKRKYKVKLVEKRAFREIQSLGLC; translated from the exons ATGGCGGCGGGGGGCAGCGGCGGCGGTGGTAGGCCCGGCTCGAAAAGTAATGCAGATTCCGGCTTTCTGGGACTGCGGCCTACTTCGGTGGACCCGGCGCTAAGGCGGAGGCGGCGAGGCCCGAGAAATAAGAAGCGGGGTTGGCGGCGGCTGGCTCAGGAGCCCCTGGGGCTGGAAGTTGATCAGTTCCTAGAGGACGTGCGGTTGCAGGAACGCACAAGCGG AGGTTTGTTGTCAGAGGCCCCTGATGATAAACTCTTCTTCGTGGACACTGGCTTCAAGGAAAAAG AACTGAAAAAGAAGAGGACCAAAGTCCAGAAGAAGTCTCTGCTTCTCAAGAAACCTCTTCGGATTGATCTCATCCTTGAGAACACATCTAAGATCCCTGCCCCCAAAGA CATCCTCGTTCACCAGGTCCCCAACTCCAAGAAGCTCAGGCGGAAGGAGCAGCTATGGGAGAAGCTGGCAAAGCAGGGCGAGCTGCCCCGGGAGGTGCGCAGGGCCCAGGCCCGGATTCTCAACCCACCTGTGGCCAAGGTCAAGGCTGACCCCCAGGATGCTGTTGAGCGGCCCTTCTACGATCTCTGGGCCCCAGACA ATCCTCTGGACAGGCCATTGGTTGACCAGGATGAGTTTTTCCTGGAGCAGACCAAGAAGAAAGGAGTGAAG CGACCACCACGTCTCCACACCAAGCCCTCCCAGGCACCCGCTGTGGAGGTGATGCCCGCTGGAGCCTCTTACAACCCATCCTTTGAAGACCACCAG ACCCTTCTCTCTGCAGCCCACGAGGTGGAGCTGCAGCGGCAGAAGGAGGTGGAGAAGCTGGAGCGGCAGCTGGCCCTGCCTGCTGGGGAGCAGGCTGCTACCCAG GAGTCTACATTCCGGGAGCTATGCCAGGGGCTATTGGAGGAGTCTGACGATGAGGGGGAGCCAGGCCAGATGTGTGAGAGCCCTGAGGCTGGAGAAGCTGAGGCCTGTACCCCACCCATCCGCCTAGCCACTGCTGAGAAGAAGACAGAGCAGCAGCGGCGGCGGGAGAAGGCCGCCCGCAGCCTA CGGGCACAGCAGGCTGCAATGCGAACTGCCCGGATCCGGCACCAGGAGCTCTTCCGGCTACGAGGGATCAAGGCCCAAGTGGCCCAGCGGCTGGAAGAGCTGGCGCTGCGGCGGAGGCGGCGGCAAGCCCAGCGGCTGGCTGAGGCCAACAAGCCCCACAGACTGGGGCGGCTCAA GTATCAGGCTCCTGACATTGATGTGCAGCTTAGCTCGGAGCTATCCGACTCGCTCAGGACCCTGAAG CCCGAGGGCAACATCCTCTGTGACCGGTTCAAGAGTTTCCAGAGAAGGAATATGATCGAACCTCGGGAAAGAGCCAA GTTCAAGCGCAAGTACAAAGTGAAGCTCGTGGAGAAGCGTGCATTCCGGGAGATCCA